The DNA sequence CGTCAGACCGGTACTGGTGGTCGGTGTGCCGGCCACTGGTGCTGGATCGTCACTTTTGGAGCAGGATGTCAGCGAAGTTCCCATGCAGTAAAAGGCCATCAGGGCCGCACTGCTCATACCTAGACTGCGCAGGAATTCACCGCGCTTCATTTGTTCACTCATTGGATTAGCTTTCATTCGTTGCTCGATTAATGTAGTTACACAGGTTGATAATTAGCGAAATAGGCAGGGGTTGGTAAAGAGACGTTCAGAGTTTATAACGTAATGAGAAGAAAGCGCCGGTGCTCAACAGGTCGATTTTGAAGAAGCCAACGCCTTTCAGCGGCACCTTCATAAACGGCTCAACCTGCCACGATAGCCGGCGGCTGAACGAGCGCTCGAAACCGCCCGACAGATTTAACTGGCTGAAACCGTTCCAGCCTGTGCTGCCGTGCCATTCTTTCGGAACGTTATACGTGTGAGCGGGATAAGCGTAGACGTAGTCTTCCCGATTGATGTAATACGTAGTAGCCCCTCCGCTCACAAACCACCGGTCGGGCAGGCGACCGTCCGACCGGGGCCGGATAACCAGGTCGTAGCGCAGGTTGATCGGAATGTCGAACATCCGGCAGCTCCCGTCGACGCTCAGCGGCCTTGTTGCTGATGTCCAGGTACTGGGCCACTCATAATCATTCGGGTAAGCCTTGTATATTTTTGTACTGCGTAAAACGCCCGCCTGAATGCTCCAGCGCGGAGCCAGCCGGTATTCTGCCATAATTCCTACGTTGGTACCGGGCCGCTGGAGTTCCCGTAGTCCGATGCTGCTCAGATCGGGCGACACCAGGAAGCGAACACTCAGCCCCCTGGCTGAGGAAGCGGGCTGCGCCAACGCTGGCTGCGCCACTGCCGGTTGCTCAACCCGGGTGGTAGGCAGTACTACGTCCCGGCCCCGGAAAGGTAACGGACTAGGCCACTGCCCCGGCCGGTTGGTGAGCGCATCGAATGATAGAAGTACCACCGGCGTGGCCACATCCGATACCGGTTGTGCACTGATACCGGGTAACGGCTCATTCGTTTCCGAATTGCTGACTGACCCGGCCGGTGTTCGCTTTGTCGAAACCAGTCGATTGGCCTGTGTACCAAATGATCTGGTTGGGTATGGTGATGCTGGGGTGTTGGCTGGCAGCACCCTGACCGAAGAATTGGTGCGTGAACGTCTGGTACTACGGTTGGCTAAACCGGTCCGAAGCCGTTCGCGGGGCGCTGTTGTGCCCGACCGGGCCAGCAAATTGCTTTCTGAACGTATCCGGTCGGGCATACGGGTATCGGCCACGGGAGCCGTAGTAGCAGCGGTACCGACAGCATTTATCTCCGCGTCTGAAGCGGGCCGACGGTCATGGCTGGTTGGCGCGGAAATCGCCGTCCGGCTGGTGCCGCGAACCTCGCTGGCCGACAACGCTGGTAATTCCTGGTTATTCGGCCGGTTCGGCGAAGCATCAGCCCGCCGGTTGGGGACAGGATTCGCCGATTCGATTGCCTGCCGGGGCCCAACGGCTTGCTCACCGGGCAGACCGGGCTTCGTCGACGCCGTCGGCTGATCGGAGGTAGCGGGCGTCGTTGTCACCGTGCCCGGTAGCGAACGGACGTTTGTCTGGTTAACCGGCGGCCTGTTCAGGGACGTAGCCAGTACCTGTTTGTGGTACGCGTTCCAGCTACCGGCCGTCAAGATCAGCAACAGCAATACGGGCATTCCCCACCGGAGCATATGTTCCCAGGCTGAATAACGATCGTGGTTATCCAGACGGCTTTTCATATCCTGCCAGGCAGCCGGATCGAACGGTATATCGAACTCTTCCCCCGATTTTCTGAAGAGTCCGTCCAATTGATCATCGGTTGGTTCTTGCATACTCATCGTAGTTTAATTGCTTCAGCAACAGGCGCAGGTTTTCCCGCGCTCGTGCCAGGTTCGACTTCGACGCCCCAACCGAAATGCCGAGTTGTGCAGCAATTTCGTCGTGCGTAAATCCATCCATAACGTATAAATTAAAGACCAGCCGGTAGGCCGGTGATAAGTGCTGGATCAAACCCAGCAGTTCTTCGTGTGCAAGCTGACTCTGCGCGTCGGCCGTTTCCGACATAACAGTTTGCTCGGCCCGTTCTACAGTCTCAAAATGGTGATGACGAACCTCTTGCCGATAGTGATCGAGAGCCGCGTTGATCAGAATCCGCCGGAGCCAGCCTTTGAAGGGCTGGGTGGTGTCATACTGTTCCAGACGCGTGAAGACTTTCAAAAACCCATCGTTCAGCACTTCCAGCGCGCCCTCGCGCGTGGGTGCATACCGCAAACAAATGCTCATTGCATACCCATAAAATTGCCGATAGAGCAATTCCTGGCTTTGCCGGTGGTTGCGTAAGCAACCCGCCAGCAAGTCAGATAAGTGTGGGATGTTAGGAGCGTTAGCCATTAATTAAGAGGATCGTTGGATACTGCTTTTACCAAATAGGTAAGACAGGCGCTGTAGACTAGTTGGATAAATGCCTGCCTTACCAAACGTTATCACTCAGCTTTCCGGTGCATTAGGTGATGTTTTGTACACGACCGGCCACACACCGGGCCGGGGTACGCTAACCCCCTTGGTACTACCCCGAACGCCCTGGTCATTACCGAAATAGTAGAGCGGCCAGCCTTTGTAGGTAACCTGGGTTTTGCCGAACACGGTGATCGTACCGAAATCGGCTTTGTTCAGCGTCGACGGAACCTCGTCAACCGTTCCTTCAAACAAGGGCCATACCGCGTTGTTACTCAGGTCGGCTTTGGTGAACGTATTCTTGTTCTTTTTGTCCGGGGCAAACGCGTAGAGAGTCCGCCCTGCGTTGTCGGTCAAAAATAACGAATTTCCCGTACCTTCCTTAGCGTCAAACGTATACAGCTTGCCGTCCTGGCCCGTTAGTTGCCGAGAGGCTATCAGCACAGTATAGTTTGGCTTGGCGGCAATCCAGACGTTTCCAACATTTTCGCCGGTAACATCGCCAGCCTTGGTGTCGTTTTTGAAATAATACAGGGGCCAGCCTTTGAATGCCGTTTGTTTGGCCCCGTCGGCGCGGGTAATGGTGGTAAAATCAGACTGGTTGAGTCCGTTGCCCAGCGTGAGGGATTCTTTGTAATAAATGGGCCAGTTTGTCAGGCAGTTGCCGCTACAGTTGGCGTTTCCATCGGCATCGGGCGCAAACACGTACAGCGTATGACCACCATCGCCCGTCAAAACCCGCCCCAGCGATGTGGTTTCGAGATTGAGGTCGGTCGTTATAACGGGATTCGGTTCGTCCTTACAGGCCAACAGGGCCATACCGATTAGCGCCGTCATGGACAGCAAGTGCGTTTTACGAAGGAAGGGTTGCATTGTATCAACTGTGTTTGACGGTGAAAACAGAACAGTTGAACCGGTTCATTCGCAGTACGGAGAATGCCCGAAAAGGGTTGCGTGGGGTACGTAAAATTTCTTTCGTACCCCACGCATTTGTCAGTAACCCCAGGCCATCAGCCCACCGTCGGCCGCAATGGTCTGGCCGGTAACATACCCCGATGCGGGCATACTGAGGAACGATACGACCGAGGCTACTTCGTTGGCCTCACCAATGCGGTTCATGGGCGTCCGCTTCAAAATAGCCGACCGCTTCTCGGGGTTGTTGAGCACCGCCGAGGCCAGGGGCGTGGTAATGTACCAGGGTGCTACGGCGTTGACCCGAATACCATCGGGTGCCCATTCGACGGCTAGGTTACGGGTGAGCTGTAGCATAGCGGCTTTGGTCATCCCGTAGAGCGATCCGCTGCTGGTGTGGGTCAGGCCCGATACCGACGATACCATCACCACTTTCCCGGTGCCCGATGCTTTCAGGAGGGGGTAAGCGGCCTGCGTGAGCTCGTAGGCCGACCGCAGGTTGGTGTTCAGAATGTGGTCATACTCCGCACTGCTGTACTCGGCGGTGGGTTTACGGATGTTTGTTCCTGCGTTGTTGACGAGGATGTCGAGCGTATCCCACCCGGCCCGGACGGCTTCAATAACGCGTCCGGCTTCGCCCGGCTGACTGATGTCGGCGGCAATGCCCTCAACGGTATGGCCTTGCTGGCGGTAGTCGGCCAGTTGCTGTTGTAACAGATCATTAGTGCGGGCAACAATAAAGACGGTCGCACCGAGGTCCAGAAACTGACGGACGATTGCTTCGCCGATGCCTTTGGTACCACCCGTTACAAGGGCGCGCTGGCCGGCGAGCGACCATAGGGACTGATTCATAAACGATGGTTTTTTGGCTTAATAGTGGCGAAAGTTAATCAGCAGATAAGGGTAAACCAGCGAGTGGAGCCGAATCGGCCGGCCTTTTGCGATCTACCCGTTCTACGCTATATTTAAGCGTTCCCAACCAAACTCACCTCATGAACAAACGAATCGGGCTGCTGGCCGGGCTAATCCTCTCGGCGGGTATTGCCGCATCGGCACAGAACAAGCCCAGGCCGGAAGACGTGCAGACGTTCACGCTCAAGAACGGCATGAAATTCATGGTCCTCGAAGACCATTCGATCCCCAACGCCAATCTATACACGTTCTGGAAAGTAGGCTCCCGCAACGAGGTACACGGCATTACGGGCCTGTCGCACTTCTTTGAGCACATGATGTTCAACGGTGCCAAAAAGTACGGTCCTAAACAATTTGACCGGACCATGGAAGCCAATGGCGGCTCGAATAATGCCTACACGACCCAAAACACAACCGTCTATACCGACTGGTTCCAGCGCGACGCGATTGAAACCATCTTCGACCTCGAAGCCGACCGGATTCGTGACCTGGCCATCGACCCGAAAATGGTGGAGAGTGAGCGGGGCGTGGTCTTGTCGGAGCGGAGTACGGGGCTGGAAAATAGTAACTACCGGGTGATCAGCGAACTGGTGCAGGCAACGGCTTTTGTCGAGCATCCCTATATGTTTCCCGTTATTGGCTTCGAGTCAGATATCAAAAAATGGACGCAGGCCGACCTGGAGCGCTATTTCAAGACGTATTACTCACCCAACAATGCCGTTGCTGTGGTGGTGGGTGACGTGACAGCCGCGCAGGTGAAGAAACTGGCCGAGAAATATATTGAGCCAATCCCGGCGCAGAAACTTCCTGACAGTCTCCGTACCGTTGAGCCGCCCCAGAACGGCGAACGGCGCGTAACGACTTACAAGGACGTCGCTACGCCCAATATTATGCTGGCCTACCACACCCCCGCTACGAGCCACCCCGATTACTACGCCCTCGATCTGCTGAGTGGTATCCTGAGTTCGGGTAACTCGTCGCGCCTGGTTAAATCGCTGGTGCTCGATTCAACCATCGCGTCGCGGGCATTTACCAATTTCGGCGAATCGTTTGACCCGGATCTGTTTGCTATATATGCCATTGCCGCCAGCAACGTATCAGCCGAGCAGCTGGAGCGGTCGGTGCTGGGTCAGATTGACAAGGTCGCCAACAGCGGAATAACCGATACGGAACTGCAGAAGCTGAAGAACCAGAAGCTGATGGAATTTTACCGGACGATGGAAACCATCAACGGCAAAGCCAACTCGCTCGGTACCTACGAACTGTTCTTCGGCGACTACAAAAAACTTTACGAAGCACCGGCCCTATACGAGAAAGTAACCAAAGAAGACGTGCAGCGGGTGGCCAAAACCTACCTCACTGCCCGTAATCGCACCGTTGGTTACCTGCTTCCCGAACCGAAAAAGACGGGCGGAGCTAATTAAACCGACCCCTCACCCCCGGCCCCTCTCCCATGGGGCGAGGGGCCGGGGGTGAGGGGTACTTATCCCACATTATGAAATACATACTTACTTTCATTACCGCCCTGATCGTTACGGGCGCAGCGTCGGCGCAGACATTTAAGGTACCGCCGTACCAGAAATTCAAACTCAAAAACGGTCTGACGGTCTACCTGATGGAGCAGCGCGAAGTGCCGCTCATCAACGTATCGGCGGTGTTCGATGCCGGGGCGGTGCAGGACGGTACACGGTACGGTCTGGCCAATATGACCGCCGAAGCCATGCTGTTCGGAAGCGCCAACTATACGAAAGCGCAACTGGAAGAGAAAGCCGAATACGTAGGCGCATCGGTCGATACCTACGCTGGTAAAGAGGTGGCGAAAATCACTGCGTCATTCGCCGTGAAAGATCAGGACCTGCTGTTCAACATCCTACAGGATGTGATCACCCGACCAACCTTCGATCAGGGCGAATTCGACAAATACAAACAGCGGCAGCTGCTGCAGCTAACCCAGCAAAAAGAAAGTCCCCGGTCGGTGCTGACGTCCTATTTTAACCAGTTCGTCTTTACGGGACATCCTTACGCCAATCCCGTAACGGGTACGCCATCGGCAGTTTCGGCGGTTACGGCGGCCGACGCCCGACAGTTCTACCAGAAGAATTACACCACCGACCGGGCGGCTATCGCGGTAGTGGGCGATTTCAATACGGCCGACATGAAAAAGCGCATCACGACGCTGTTTGGTAGTTGGAAAACGGCGGCTGCTACGTCGCCCCGGCTGACCGAGCCAACCGTTTCGTTCGATAAGAACCGGGTGTTGCTGGTCAATAAGGACGATGCCCGCGAAGCAACGTTCATGATTGGCGGTAAAGGCATTACGCAGAACAACCCCGATTTTATTCCTGTCACCGTTGTCAATACCATTCTGGGCGGTCGGTTTACATCGTGGCTCAATGATGCTTTACGCGTCAATTCGGGCCTGACCTACGGCGCTGGCAGCCGGTTCAGTACCTACCGAAACACCGGAACGTTTGCCATCTCGACCTTTACCAAAGTGAGCACCACGACCGACGCTATCGACCTGGCGCTGGTGGTACTGGACAGTCTGCACAAGACCGGTATCGACGAGAAAACCCTGACCTCGGCCAAAAACTACGTAAAAGCGGACTTCCCCCCAAACTACGAATCGGCCGGGGCACTCGCCAATTTGCTGACGGATATGTTCAGTCTGGGCTTCGATGAGTCGTTTATCAATAATTTTCAGAAAAATGTTGACGGCCTGACGGTAGCCCGTACCCGACAGATCATTGACCAGTATTTCCCGAAGAACAACCTTCAGTTTGTGCTGATTGGCAAAGCCGAAACCATCCGGGACAAGGTGAAGAAATACGGTACGATAACCGAGAAGGAAATAAAGGCCGAGGGTTTTTAACGGCCCCGCGCGCCATCTGGACCAGTTGACGTTTTTTAGTTAAACAGATAAGTCTACCTTTGCGCTGCGTTTTAGGTTTACCCTCTTAACAAGGGTAATTAAAAGGGAACACCGGTGCAAAACCGGGGCTATACCCGTAGCTGTGAGTTCGATCCATAGCCGATGACAACAACGCCACTGCCTTTGGGTGGGAAGGCGTCATCGGTCGAACAAGCCAGAAGACCTGCCTTAAACGAATTCATGATTCGAGCTTTCGGGTAAAAAGCCGGGGATGAAAGACGTTTTTCGGTTGAATGGCGTGGTCATTTGGATGACCATTGACGGGTGCGCACCCAGTCTATCTTTTATTTTCACTATCCGTCAGCTCATTACTTAATCAACCTGATTAATAATGGGCAACACTACTACCTTGCTGTCGGCCGTCCTGGCCACCACCTGTCTGTCAGCATTCGCGCAGACCAGTTCCAATCCACCCGTTTCGCCAGCCCGGCAACTGGATGCCGTTACCGTAACGGCCAACAAAGTCGAGCAGAAGCTTTCGCAAACGGGTAAAGTCGTCACCGTTCTCTCCGATTCCATCCTGCAACGTTACGCAACCCAGTCGGTGAGCGAGCTCCTGTCGCGGCAGGCGGGTCTCCAGATTGTGGGTGCCAATGGCCCGCTGGGTACCAATCCGGATATTTACATGCGCGGTGCATCGGCGGGGAACACGCTGATCCTGCTGGACGGACTTCCCGTTTACGACCCGTCGGGTACGGCCAATACGTTTGACCTGAACCTGCTGACGGTGGGCGAGTGCGACCGGATCGAGATTTTGCGCGGTGCCCAGTCGACAACCTACGGGTCTGATGCGGTGGCGGGCGTAATCAATATTTTCACCCGCCGGGGTGCGGCCAGTGGCGCCGGCCGCAAGCCAGTAGGCGTAACGGCATCACTCAACTACGGTAGTTACCAGACTTTCCGGGGAACGGTTGGTGTGAGTGGACAAACCGAAAAACTATCCTACAACGTACAATACACCCGCCAGTCGTCGGCTGGTTTCTCGGCCGCTACTGACCGAACCGGTCAGCAGAATTTCGACAAGGACGGGTATCGGCAGAATGCGTTGCTGGCGAATCTGACACTGCAACTGAGTTCGAAACTGAGCTGGCAGATCCGGGGTATCACGACCGGCTACTCGACCGACCTGGATGCGGGCGCGTTTGCCGATGAGAAAGACTTCACGTACCACAACCAGTTCAAGCAGATCGCAACGGGTCTGACTTACCGGCATAATCACGGTCGGCTGGTTGTCAACTACGGCCTGAGTGATAGCCGCCGTACTTACACCAACGATTCGATGGCGGTGGAACCGGGCGCTTTCGATAAATATTCGTACCAGGAATACGGCGGGCTGGCTCAGTTTGCCGAAGCTTACCACAGCCTGAAGGTAGGCAACTGGGGCGAACTGCTCACCGGGGCCGATTATCGATTCAGCAACACGGATCAGATCTACCGATCCATCAGCTCATTCGGGCTGTACGAAGCGCCACCCATTGGTGCTGATACCGCGCGTATCGGTCAGCTGGGTGTTTACGCCACGGGTATCGTAACGCCGTACAGGGGCCTGTCGGTGGAGCTGGGCGGCCGGTATAACCGCAATTCGCTGTACGGCAGCGTATTCACGTACTCGTTTAACCCGTCGTATCTGGTCGCCGACCGCGTCAAGGTATTCGTGAATCTGTCGTCGGGTTTCCGGGCGCCTACGCTCTACCAGCTTTTCTCGCCCTATGGCAACAAGGCGCTGCAGCCTGAACGCAGTCACTCGACCGAAGCAGGCTTGCAACTCTTTACCAAAAGTCGCAATGCCTGGGTGCGGGCCGTGTATTTCGATCGCCAGATCGAGCATGTTATCTTCTTCGAGTCGCTGAATGCCGCGCCGTTTGGTCGTTACATCAACTTCGACCGGCAGCATGACCACGGCTGGGAGTTTGAAGTGCAGTCGCAGATGAACAAGCTGCTGCTGACGGGTAACCTGACCCTGCTCAACGGGGCTATCACTACGCAGACTGCTGGTCGCGACACGACGTACAACAACCTGTTTCGTCGTCCAAAAACGCAGTTGAATTTCAGTGCGGGCTACCAGTTTACACCGGCCCTGCTGGTGAGTGCTACAGTCCGGACGGTAGGCGATCGGGTCGACCGGTTTTATAACAACGAAACGTTTGGCACCGAAAACGTAACCCTACGGGCCTACACAACGCTTGATATCTATGCCGAAGGCAAGATCAACCCCCGGCTCCGCCTGTATGGCGACATTCGCAATCTGTTCAACGAGTCATACACGGATGTGTACGGCTATAACACCCGCGGCCGTAATGCCAATGTGGGTGTACGCTTTACCTGGTAGTATTTTTAGACACGTACTATGAAACAATCGATCAATCCCCGCTTCCTTGTGCTGATGGCCTTCATTGGCTTGATGGCGGCCTTACGCGTTGCCAACTCGGCCGACTTGTCACCGGTGGCGCATTTCACCCCTGTTGGCGCAATGGCCCTCTTCGGCGGCTCTTATTTTACAAGTCGCTGGAAAGCCTTCGGTCTCCCGCTGTTGACACTCTGGCTGAGTGACCTGGTCATCAATGTCGTGTTGCTGGACGGAAAGTACGGCATCATGTACGACGGCTGGTACTGGATCTACGGCATTTTTGCCCTGATCGTCTGGTTTGGCAAGACCCTACTCAAGCGAATATCGGTCAAAAATGTGCTGGCGGCTTCGCTCGTAGCGGCACTGTCGCACTGGCTGCTGGCCGACACGAGCGTGTGGCTGGCGGGTGGTACCGACCTGCGGACACAACTGCCCCTGAGCCGGGATTTTGCCGGCTGGCTGCAATGCATCGTGCAGGGTATACCGTATATGCGTAACTTCCTGGCCGGTACGCTGGTCTACAGCACCCTGCTGTTTGGTGGATTCGAGTGGCTGCAAACGCGCTACCCGAAACTGGCTGTTGTACGTGTACGGTCCTAGTTGCTGGTACGCGCTCTGATCTGATTTGTCATTTTTTTTGCCGGAGCCGTCAACGGTTCCGGCAATCGTATTTATCGCCTATGAAAGCCTGTTCGTTTTTGCCAGCCGCCACCCAGATGGTCTATGACATGGGGTTGCAGGAGTTGCTGCACGGCGTTACGTTCGAATGTTCGGAAGAGTCCCGGGCCGAAAAAACCATTCTGGTGCGCTGCGTGCTGGAAGGACACAACTATTCCAGCGACGAGATCGATCGTATCTTCTCGGCGTCGAAAGCCGAGGGGCGTAGTCTGTACTACGTGGAAGAAGAAGACCTGCACCGTATTGCGCCCGATGTGATCTTCACGCAGGATGTGTGCGAAGTGTGCCAGATCGACACCAAGTGTACGCAGGCGGTACTTGACCGGTTACCGGTGCAGCCAACCGTTGTGCCACTGACGCCACAGAGCCTGACCGACGTGTTTGATACGGCCATCACCATTGCGTCGGCGCTGGGGCACGAAGAGGCCGCTTATCCGTATCTACAGGGCCTGCGCAACCGGATCGATGTGATCATTGATACGTTACGGGCCAGTCGCGCGTTGCCCAAACGGGTCATGGTGATGGAGTGGGTATCACCTATTTACAACTGCGGCCACTGGATTCCGCATCAGATTGCCTACGCCGGGGGCATCGACATGCTGGGTAACCCTTCGGGCGACAGTATTGTGACCAGCTGGGATAAGGTACGCCGGTACGACCCCGAAGTACTCGTCATTGCACCCTGCGGTTTTACGACGGAACGGACAATGGAAGAGCTGCACTTGCTTCAGCAGCAACCGGGCTGGAGCGAGCTACGGGCAGTCGCCAGCCAGGCCGTCTACGTGGCCGATTATGACCTGTTCACGCAGCCGTCGGCGGCTACTCTGGTGGGGGGCATCGAATTACTGGCGGCTTGTTTCCACCCCGATCTGTTTACCGTTCCGGCCTCCCTACACTATAAAGTCCATCCTGTTTATGCCGACTCGACAAGCGTATGTGCACCTGGTAACGGGCGGAGCGCGTAGCGGAAAAAGCCGCTACGCCCAGGAACTGGCCCGGCAGTGCAGCGACACGCCCATCTACGTAGCAACGGCCAAGATCTGGGACGATGACTTTTCCGGGCGTGTTTCCCGCCACCGGCAGGACCGGGGACCCGAATGGACGGTCTACGAAGAACAGCGGACCGTAAGTAGTCTGCCGCTGGCCGGACAAGTCGTTATGATCGACTGCGTAACGCTCTGGCTGACCAATTTTTTCATGGATACAAAGCAGGATGTTGAGCAGGCGCTGGCCCTGTTTACCCGGGAGATCGACGCGTTACTGGCGTTGCCGGGCCAGTTCATTATTGTAACGAATGAACTGGGTATGGGGCTTCACGCCGACACCGCCGTTGGTCGGGCGTTCACCGATCTGCAGGGTTGGGCCAACCAGTACGTAGCACGCCAGGCCGATGCGGTTACGCTGATGGTAAGCGGCCTGCCCATGCCCGTAAAAACGCCTGCTTTATGAATAAAACCCTGATGAACTGGAGTGGCGGCAAAGATTCTGCGCTGGCGCTCTGGCATGTACTCCAGCGTGGGCACTATACGGTCGATACGCTCTTCACTACGTTGAATGCGGCAAACCG is a window from the Spirosoma rigui genome containing:
- a CDS encoding RNA polymerase sigma factor, translated to MANAPNIPHLSDLLAGCLRNHRQSQELLYRQFYGYAMSICLRYAPTREGALEVLNDGFLKVFTRLEQYDTTQPFKGWLRRILINAALDHYRQEVRHHHFETVERAEQTVMSETADAQSQLAHEELLGLIQHLSPAYRLVFNLYVMDGFTHDEIAAQLGISVGASKSNLARARENLRLLLKQLNYDEYARTNR
- a CDS encoding SDR family oxidoreductase, whose amino-acid sequence is MNQSLWSLAGQRALVTGGTKGIGEAIVRQFLDLGATVFIVARTNDLLQQQLADYRQQGHTVEGIAADISQPGEAGRVIEAVRAGWDTLDILVNNAGTNIRKPTAEYSSAEYDHILNTNLRSAYELTQAAYPLLKASGTGKVVMVSSVSGLTHTSSGSLYGMTKAAMLQLTRNLAVEWAPDGIRVNAVAPWYITTPLASAVLNNPEKRSAILKRTPMNRIGEANEVASVVSFLSMPASGYVTGQTIAADGGLMAWGY
- a CDS encoding M16 family metallopeptidase, with translation MNKRIGLLAGLILSAGIAASAQNKPRPEDVQTFTLKNGMKFMVLEDHSIPNANLYTFWKVGSRNEVHGITGLSHFFEHMMFNGAKKYGPKQFDRTMEANGGSNNAYTTQNTTVYTDWFQRDAIETIFDLEADRIRDLAIDPKMVESERGVVLSERSTGLENSNYRVISELVQATAFVEHPYMFPVIGFESDIKKWTQADLERYFKTYYSPNNAVAVVVGDVTAAQVKKLAEKYIEPIPAQKLPDSLRTVEPPQNGERRVTTYKDVATPNIMLAYHTPATSHPDYYALDLLSGILSSGNSSRLVKSLVLDSTIASRAFTNFGESFDPDLFAIYAIAASNVSAEQLERSVLGQIDKVANSGITDTELQKLKNQKLMEFYRTMETINGKANSLGTYELFFGDYKKLYEAPALYEKVTKEDVQRVAKTYLTARNRTVGYLLPEPKKTGGAN
- the cobU gene encoding bifunctional adenosylcobinamide kinase/adenosylcobinamide-phosphate guanylyltransferase, with protein sequence MPTRQAYVHLVTGGARSGKSRYAQELARQCSDTPIYVATAKIWDDDFSGRVSRHRQDRGPEWTVYEEQRTVSSLPLAGQVVMIDCVTLWLTNFFMDTKQDVEQALALFTREIDALLALPGQFIIVTNELGMGLHADTAVGRAFTDLQGWANQYVARQADAVTLMVSGLPMPVKTPAL
- a CDS encoding DUF6580 family putative transport protein encodes the protein MKQSINPRFLVLMAFIGLMAALRVANSADLSPVAHFTPVGAMALFGGSYFTSRWKAFGLPLLTLWLSDLVINVVLLDGKYGIMYDGWYWIYGIFALIVWFGKTLLKRISVKNVLAASLVAALSHWLLADTSVWLAGGTDLRTQLPLSRDFAGWLQCIVQGIPYMRNFLAGTLVYSTLLFGGFEWLQTRYPKLAVVRVRS
- a CDS encoding ABC transporter substrate-binding protein → MKACSFLPAATQMVYDMGLQELLHGVTFECSEESRAEKTILVRCVLEGHNYSSDEIDRIFSASKAEGRSLYYVEEEDLHRIAPDVIFTQDVCEVCQIDTKCTQAVLDRLPVQPTVVPLTPQSLTDVFDTAITIASALGHEEAAYPYLQGLRNRIDVIIDTLRASRALPKRVMVMEWVSPIYNCGHWIPHQIAYAGGIDMLGNPSGDSIVTSWDKVRRYDPEVLVIAPCGFTTERTMEELHLLQQQPGWSELRAVASQAVYVADYDLFTQPSAATLVGGIELLAACFHPDLFTVPASLHYKVHPVYADSTSVCAPGNGRSA
- a CDS encoding M16 family metallopeptidase — encoded protein: MKYILTFITALIVTGAASAQTFKVPPYQKFKLKNGLTVYLMEQREVPLINVSAVFDAGAVQDGTRYGLANMTAEAMLFGSANYTKAQLEEKAEYVGASVDTYAGKEVAKITASFAVKDQDLLFNILQDVITRPTFDQGEFDKYKQRQLLQLTQQKESPRSVLTSYFNQFVFTGHPYANPVTGTPSAVSAVTAADARQFYQKNYTTDRAAIAVVGDFNTADMKKRITTLFGSWKTAAATSPRLTEPTVSFDKNRVLLVNKDDAREATFMIGGKGITQNNPDFIPVTVVNTILGGRFTSWLNDALRVNSGLTYGAGSRFSTYRNTGTFAISTFTKVSTTTDAIDLALVVLDSLHKTGIDEKTLTSAKNYVKADFPPNYESAGALANLLTDMFSLGFDESFINNFQKNVDGLTVARTRQIIDQYFPKNNLQFVLIGKAETIRDKVKKYGTITEKEIKAEGF
- a CDS encoding TonB-dependent receptor plug domain-containing protein; the protein is MGNTTTLLSAVLATTCLSAFAQTSSNPPVSPARQLDAVTVTANKVEQKLSQTGKVVTVLSDSILQRYATQSVSELLSRQAGLQIVGANGPLGTNPDIYMRGASAGNTLILLDGLPVYDPSGTANTFDLNLLTVGECDRIEILRGAQSTTYGSDAVAGVINIFTRRGAASGAGRKPVGVTASLNYGSYQTFRGTVGVSGQTEKLSYNVQYTRQSSAGFSAATDRTGQQNFDKDGYRQNALLANLTLQLSSKLSWQIRGITTGYSTDLDAGAFADEKDFTYHNQFKQIATGLTYRHNHGRLVVNYGLSDSRRTYTNDSMAVEPGAFDKYSYQEYGGLAQFAEAYHSLKVGNWGELLTGADYRFSNTDQIYRSISSFGLYEAPPIGADTARIGQLGVYATGIVTPYRGLSVELGGRYNRNSLYGSVFTYSFNPSYLVADRVKVFVNLSSGFRAPTLYQLFSPYGNKALQPERSHSTEAGLQLFTKSRNAWVRAVYFDRQIEHVIFFESLNAAPFGRYINFDRQHDHGWEFEVQSQMNKLLLTGNLTLLNGAITTQTAGRDTTYNNLFRRPKTQLNFSAGYQFTPALLVSATVRTVGDRVDRFYNNETFGTENVTLRAYTTLDIYAEGKINPRLRLYGDIRNLFNESYTDVYGYNTRGRNANVGVRFTW